Proteins co-encoded in one Sporosarcina sp. FSL K6-1522 genomic window:
- a CDS encoding CvpA family protein yields the protein MLDLLILILLIGGLITGFRRGFVVQIIHMTGFITSLVIAYLYYKPLADKFVLWVPYPGVTAGSKLNLGVAQLDLDETFYRLLAFVLIFLVVKFAFQLIASMFDFLKYLPVLGFIAQLVGAVLGVIEFYIVMFFVIYLATMLPIEFIQNMLGKSLLANAMLEHTPLLSDKVKDWWFVYTK from the coding sequence ATGCTAGATTTACTTATTCTTATTCTCCTAATAGGGGGACTCATTACAGGATTCAGACGTGGATTTGTCGTCCAGATAATTCATATGACTGGATTCATTACCTCGCTCGTGATTGCTTATCTTTATTATAAGCCACTTGCAGACAAATTCGTACTTTGGGTACCGTATCCAGGTGTAACAGCGGGGTCAAAACTGAATTTAGGTGTAGCGCAACTCGATCTCGATGAAACCTTTTATCGGTTATTGGCGTTCGTCCTTATTTTTCTCGTCGTTAAATTCGCCTTTCAGTTGATTGCGTCGATGTTTGATTTCTTGAAGTATTTGCCTGTCCTCGGTTTTATTGCACAGCTTGTAGGCGCAGTGCTTGGTGTGATTGAGTTTTATATTGTTATGTTCTTTGTCATCTATCTCGCTACGATGTTACCGATAGAGTTCATTCAAAATATGCTCGGCAAATCACTATTGGCAAATGCGATGTTAGAACATACACCGTTACTCTCTGACAAGGTGAAAGATTGGTGGTTCGTTTATACGAAATGA
- a CDS encoding DUF350 domain-containing protein: MTKTGFWSHPLVETAGYFSVVVLCLIVSMVLFELVTKYKNWEEIRKGNLAVAFATGGKIFGVANIFRYSIERHNSLPEMIGWGLFGFILLVFAYILFEFLTPKFNIDKEIEADNRSVGFISLTISVGLSFVIGASIS; the protein is encoded by the coding sequence ATGACGAAAACAGGTTTTTGGAGCCATCCATTAGTAGAGACGGCGGGCTATTTCAGTGTTGTTGTCCTTTGCTTGATTGTTTCGATGGTGCTTTTTGAGCTCGTCACGAAATATAAAAATTGGGAAGAAATTCGAAAAGGGAATCTTGCGGTTGCTTTTGCGACAGGTGGAAAGATTTTTGGTGTCGCCAACATTTTCCGCTATTCCATCGAACGCCATAATTCGTTGCCTGAAATGATTGGCTGGGGATTGTTTGGGTTTATCCTGCTCGTTTTTGCTTATATCCTGTTTGAATTTCTTACGCCGAAATTCAATATTGATAAGGAGATTGAAGCGGATAATCGTTCAGTGGGCTTTATTTCTTTGACGATTTCAGTCGGCTTGTCATTCGTCATTGGGGCAAGTATTTCATAG
- the pheT gene encoding phenylalanine--tRNA ligase subunit beta, whose amino-acid sequence MLVSTKWLSEYVNIEGIAPAELAEKITRSGIEVDSIIDRSQGMTNVVVGYVKECVKHPEADKLNICQVDVGEEVTQIICGAANIAEGQKVIVARPGAVLPGNFKIKKAKLRGEESNGMICSLQELAIEGKLVPKAYAEGIYVLPATAVPGENALPLIGLDDTVLEFDLTPNRSDALSMLGVAYEVGAILSQGIQLPEITYTESAEKAEDVLKLRIDAKEENPMYVAKVVKNVKIAESPLWLQNRLMAAGVRPHNNVVDITNYVLMEYGQPLHAFDYDRLETGEIAVRLAEEGEKITTLDEAERTLKAHNLVITNGQEPVALAGVMGGLNSEVHDGTTTVVIESAYFASASVRLTSREIGLRSDASTRFEKGVDPQRVIAAAERAAQLMADIAGGEVLAGSVIVDELDKTPARITVSPDTINNRLGMKISLEEMLSILDRLQIPTEAVNGKLVIDAPTRRQDLLIEEDIIEEIARMYGYDHIPMTLPVTESTPGGLTPYQAKRRTVRAFLEGAGLYQALSYSLTSKEHAQMYALETAPVTELLMPMSEDRSVLRQSIIPHLLEAATYNVARRMDSVALYETGSVFLGVEEDGLPQEVEHVAAVITGKWVDHAWQAETKMVDFFVLKGIVEGMMDSLGLVEGLSFEQAVIDGMHPGRTANIFYNGERVGLIGQVHPTEQKKRDLKNTYVMEMNLAKILAIETAELVYTQVPRFPSISRDIALVVSSETSAGALEHVIRSAGGKLLKGVKLFDLYEGANVEDGKKSVAFSLTYADPERTLTDEEVVKAHDKVLNALTTEAGALLRG is encoded by the coding sequence ATGTTAGTATCTACAAAATGGCTAAGTGAGTATGTAAATATTGAAGGCATTGCTCCAGCAGAACTTGCGGAGAAAATTACGCGTTCTGGGATTGAAGTCGATTCGATTATCGACCGGTCCCAAGGCATGACGAACGTTGTTGTCGGCTATGTGAAGGAATGTGTGAAACATCCTGAAGCGGATAAATTGAACATTTGCCAAGTAGACGTTGGAGAAGAAGTGACACAAATTATTTGTGGCGCGGCAAACATTGCGGAAGGACAAAAAGTGATTGTTGCACGTCCTGGCGCTGTACTACCTGGCAACTTTAAAATTAAAAAAGCAAAGCTTCGTGGCGAAGAGTCGAACGGTATGATTTGTTCATTGCAAGAGCTTGCAATTGAAGGGAAGCTCGTTCCGAAAGCTTATGCAGAAGGGATTTATGTGCTTCCAGCAACTGCGGTGCCTGGAGAAAATGCATTGCCATTGATTGGCCTTGATGATACGGTGCTTGAATTTGATTTGACACCGAACCGTTCGGATGCATTGAGCATGCTTGGTGTAGCGTACGAAGTGGGTGCGATTTTATCGCAAGGTATTCAATTACCGGAAATTACGTATACGGAATCGGCTGAAAAAGCGGAAGATGTATTGAAATTGCGCATTGACGCGAAAGAAGAAAACCCAATGTACGTGGCGAAAGTCGTGAAAAACGTTAAGATTGCCGAATCACCATTATGGCTACAAAATCGTTTGATGGCTGCGGGTGTGCGTCCACATAATAACGTCGTTGACATTACAAACTATGTATTGATGGAATACGGTCAGCCTCTTCATGCATTCGATTATGACCGTCTTGAAACGGGCGAAATCGCTGTTCGTCTAGCAGAAGAAGGCGAAAAAATTACGACGTTGGATGAAGCAGAGCGCACGTTAAAAGCGCATAATCTTGTCATTACAAATGGTCAAGAGCCTGTTGCGCTTGCGGGTGTTATGGGTGGTTTGAATTCTGAAGTGCATGATGGCACGACAACGGTTGTCATTGAATCGGCGTATTTTGCATCGGCATCTGTACGTCTTACGTCAAGAGAAATCGGTCTGCGTAGCGATGCAAGCACACGCTTTGAAAAAGGTGTCGATCCACAACGGGTTATTGCGGCAGCAGAACGTGCGGCTCAGTTGATGGCTGACATCGCAGGCGGCGAAGTGTTGGCAGGTTCTGTCATAGTTGATGAACTTGATAAAACACCTGCACGTATTACGGTTTCACCAGATACGATTAACAATCGTCTAGGAATGAAAATTTCGCTTGAAGAAATGTTATCTATCTTAGATAGATTGCAAATCCCAACGGAAGCGGTCAACGGCAAACTGGTCATTGATGCGCCGACACGTAGACAAGATTTGTTGATTGAAGAAGATATTATCGAGGAAATTGCAAGGATGTATGGCTATGATCATATTCCCATGACACTTCCGGTGACAGAATCGACACCAGGTGGTTTGACACCGTATCAAGCGAAACGCCGTACAGTGAGAGCGTTCCTTGAAGGAGCTGGATTGTATCAAGCGTTGTCCTATTCATTGACATCTAAAGAGCATGCACAAATGTATGCACTGGAAACAGCGCCTGTTACGGAGTTGTTGATGCCGATGAGTGAAGACCGTAGTGTACTTCGCCAAAGTATCATTCCTCATCTATTGGAAGCAGCGACGTATAATGTTGCACGTCGCATGGATTCGGTTGCATTGTATGAAACAGGATCGGTATTCCTTGGAGTGGAGGAAGATGGTTTACCGCAGGAAGTAGAGCATGTAGCGGCGGTTATTACAGGGAAATGGGTAGACCATGCGTGGCAAGCTGAAACGAAAATGGTTGATTTCTTCGTATTAAAAGGCATTGTTGAAGGTATGATGGATAGCCTTGGCTTAGTGGAAGGTCTATCATTCGAGCAAGCTGTTATTGACGGCATGCACCCAGGTCGCACAGCAAACATTTTCTACAACGGTGAACGTGTTGGTTTAATTGGCCAAGTTCACCCAACAGAACAGAAAAAACGCGATTTGAAAAATACGTATGTGATGGAAATGAATTTGGCGAAAATCCTTGCGATTGAGACAGCTGAATTGGTTTATACACAAGTTCCACGTTTCCCTTCGATTTCACGCGATATCGCATTAGTTGTATCGAGCGAAACGTCTGCGGGTGCATTGGAACACGTTATCCGTAGCGCAGGTGGGAAATTGTTGAAAGGTGTGAAACTTTTCGACTTGTATGAAGGGGCAAACGTTGAGGATGGCAAGAAATCTGTTGCATTTTCATTGACGTATGCAGATCCAGAACGCACATTGACAGACGAAGAAGTCGTCAAAGCGCATGATAAAGTATTAAACGCATTAACAACAGAAGCAGGGGCATTGCTTCGAGGATAA
- the rnhC gene encoding ribonuclease HIII, with protein MSNQVIVVDELGLKKVMSHYASSKVVRNAPGVVFAAKLTDTAITAYKSGKVLFQGAGANREAARWGKTQGKATPAKTTTKGDTLPDGLAGLSVVGSDETGTGDFFGPVTVAACFVRAEQVELVRELGVKDSKQLTDDLMRQIAPDLKAVLIHSVLTLKNEKYNEIQARGWSQGKIKALLHNQALKHVLRKMDGEKPDYILIDQFAERGIYYNHIKNEKEIVRENVLFSTKAEGLHLSVAAASIIARVAFLKEMDKLSAIAGMTLPKGAGPKVDEVAARILLKNDEETLKSLTKWHFANAGKAKAIAAKKRN; from the coding sequence TTGAGTAATCAAGTTATTGTAGTAGATGAACTAGGTTTGAAAAAAGTAATGAGTCATTATGCCTCTTCAAAAGTTGTCCGCAATGCGCCAGGTGTCGTTTTCGCAGCGAAATTAACGGATACAGCAATCACCGCCTATAAGTCTGGAAAAGTACTCTTTCAAGGGGCTGGCGCTAATCGTGAGGCAGCTCGTTGGGGAAAAACACAGGGGAAAGCGACTCCTGCAAAAACAACGACAAAAGGAGATACTTTGCCTGACGGCCTCGCCGGGCTATCCGTCGTTGGGTCAGATGAAACGGGTACCGGCGATTTCTTCGGTCCTGTTACAGTAGCGGCATGTTTCGTCAGAGCCGAGCAAGTCGAGCTTGTGCGAGAACTCGGTGTCAAAGACTCCAAACAATTAACAGATGACCTTATGCGTCAAATCGCACCTGATTTAAAAGCCGTCCTCATTCATTCAGTCTTGACTTTAAAAAATGAGAAATACAATGAAATCCAAGCACGCGGTTGGTCTCAAGGTAAAATCAAAGCACTGCTTCATAACCAAGCATTGAAGCACGTCTTGCGCAAAATGGATGGCGAAAAGCCTGATTATATTTTAATTGACCAATTTGCAGAACGTGGCATTTATTATAATCATATTAAAAACGAGAAGGAAATCGTGCGGGAAAATGTACTATTTTCGACTAAAGCGGAAGGTTTGCATCTATCTGTTGCGGCGGCATCCATCATTGCACGTGTTGCATTTTTAAAAGAAATGGATAAGTTGAGTGCAATCGCAGGCATGACACTCCCAAAAGGTGCAGGACCAAAAGTAGACGAAGTCGCCGCTAGGATTTTACTGAAAAATGATGAAGAGACGTTGAAATCGCTGACGAAATGGCATTTTGCGAATGCCGGGAAAGCGAAGGCAATTGCAGCGAAAAAAAGAAACTGA
- the zapA gene encoding cell division protein ZapA: MADEQKTRIAVDIYGQTYTIVGTETSSHVRLVASIVDDKMREISVRNPYLDSSKIAVLTAVNTVHDYLKLKEQVEQMEQELKKLKG, encoded by the coding sequence TTGGCAGACGAACAGAAGACTCGCATAGCAGTTGACATTTACGGACAAACTTATACAATTGTCGGTACCGAAACTAGCAGTCATGTGCGATTGGTCGCCTCGATTGTCGATGATAAGATGCGCGAAATCAGTGTCCGTAATCCGTATCTTGACAGTTCGAAAATCGCTGTGCTTACCGCTGTAAATACTGTACATGATTATCTTAAATTAAAAGAGCAAGTTGAACAAATGGAACAAGAATTGAAAAAGTTGAAGGGTTGA
- a CDS encoding endonuclease MutS2, with the protein MENRVLKTLEFDKIRDLVATHCTSSAGRSTMEKLVPVSEFEEVVRLLEEMDEGLSILRVRGNVPMGGISDIRPHAKRAQMGGMLSAYELMEIANTIRASRVLRQFIEAIVADEDVEIPHFVAKKDSIPVLTGLEHEINACIDDNGYVVDSASGSLRTIRQGLRMQEGRVREKLESYTRGRNAAKMLSDSIVTIRNDRFVIPVKAEYRSHYGGVIHDMSSSGQTLFIEPDAVVQANNEIRRLKMKEQEEIEKILIELSAKVQEIAHELFVLVAVLAEIDVILAKAKFGMAHKCTKPEVNNEGYIRLAKARHPLLPIEEAVANTIEFGKEITTIVITGPNTGGKTVTLKTVGLCTLMAQSGLPIPVLDGSEIAVFDSVYADIGDEQSIEQSLSTFSSHMVNIVDIIQKYDERSLIIFDELGSGTDPQEGAALAISILDEVHGRGARVMATTHYPELKAYGYNRPGVANASVEFDIDTLSPTYRLLIGVPGRSNAFEISKRLGLQERIIERAKTFTGTDRGEVDSMIASLETSRVQSEKDAEQTHEVLLETERLKHELEERLAEFDDMKERLEAKAKEKAKKIVEEAKRESEAVISDLRAMRLNVGANVKEHELIEARKRLEGAAPAEVKKKAVQAKAAPRPLQVGDEVKVLSYGQKGTLIEKVSDKEWVVQIGILKMKLEQSGLEYMKPEKEKRHVVSAAVKGRDSHVKLELDLRGERYEDAIIRTEKYLDDALLSNYHQVSIIHGKGTGALRQGIQQYLKKHSRVKSYRFGEAGEGGHGVTVVELK; encoded by the coding sequence TTGGAAAACCGTGTCTTAAAAACACTTGAATTTGATAAAATTCGCGATCTTGTAGCAACACATTGCACATCATCCGCGGGACGTTCGACGATGGAAAAATTAGTACCTGTTAGTGAATTTGAAGAAGTTGTACGACTGCTTGAGGAGATGGATGAAGGTTTGTCCATCTTACGTGTGCGAGGCAACGTGCCAATGGGGGGAATCAGTGATATACGCCCACATGCGAAGCGTGCGCAAATGGGAGGCATGCTGAGCGCCTACGAACTAATGGAAATTGCCAATACGATTCGCGCTAGTCGCGTTTTACGTCAATTCATCGAAGCGATTGTGGCAGATGAAGATGTTGAGATTCCGCATTTTGTAGCAAAAAAAGACTCGATTCCAGTATTGACAGGTTTGGAGCATGAAATCAATGCCTGTATTGATGACAATGGATATGTTGTTGACAGTGCATCAGGATCGCTTCGTACGATACGCCAAGGGTTACGTATGCAAGAAGGGCGCGTGCGTGAAAAACTAGAAAGTTACACGCGTGGACGCAATGCTGCAAAAATGTTGTCCGATTCAATCGTGACGATTCGAAATGATCGTTTTGTTATTCCTGTTAAGGCAGAGTACCGTTCGCATTATGGCGGTGTCATTCACGACATGTCGTCATCAGGCCAGACGTTATTCATCGAGCCAGATGCGGTTGTTCAAGCGAACAATGAAATTAGACGACTGAAAATGAAAGAGCAAGAAGAAATCGAGAAAATCCTTATCGAACTTTCTGCAAAGGTCCAAGAAATTGCGCATGAGCTATTTGTCCTCGTTGCTGTATTGGCGGAAATCGATGTCATTTTGGCAAAAGCAAAATTCGGTATGGCACATAAATGCACGAAGCCCGAAGTGAATAATGAAGGCTATATTCGACTTGCCAAAGCGCGTCATCCATTGCTCCCGATCGAGGAAGCGGTAGCGAATACGATTGAATTTGGTAAAGAGATTACGACAATTGTCATTACAGGGCCGAATACAGGTGGGAAAACAGTGACATTGAAAACTGTTGGATTATGTACATTGATGGCGCAATCGGGGCTGCCAATTCCTGTACTGGATGGCTCGGAAATCGCTGTCTTCGATTCGGTCTATGCTGATATTGGGGACGAGCAATCGATCGAGCAAAGCTTGAGTACATTCTCCTCTCATATGGTGAACATTGTGGACATTATTCAAAAGTATGATGAGCGTTCGCTTATTATCTTTGATGAGCTTGGTTCAGGGACCGACCCACAAGAAGGGGCAGCCTTAGCTATTTCGATTCTCGATGAAGTGCACGGTCGTGGAGCACGTGTCATGGCGACGACGCACTATCCTGAATTGAAAGCGTATGGCTATAACCGTCCAGGTGTTGCCAATGCCAGCGTAGAGTTCGATATTGATACGCTGAGCCCGACGTACCGTCTATTAATAGGAGTGCCAGGGCGTAGTAATGCCTTTGAAATTTCCAAGCGACTTGGTTTGCAAGAGCGCATCATTGAACGTGCAAAAACCTTCACGGGAACAGACCGTGGAGAAGTCGACTCCATGATTGCTTCATTGGAAACGAGCCGTGTTCAATCCGAAAAAGATGCCGAGCAAACGCATGAAGTCTTGCTGGAGACGGAGCGTCTGAAGCATGAGTTGGAAGAACGACTTGCGGAGTTTGACGACATGAAAGAGCGTCTGGAAGCGAAAGCAAAAGAAAAAGCGAAAAAAATCGTTGAGGAAGCGAAGCGTGAATCGGAAGCGGTGATTTCAGATTTACGTGCAATGCGTTTAAATGTCGGCGCAAATGTGAAAGAGCATGAGCTGATTGAAGCCCGTAAACGTCTTGAAGGTGCTGCACCTGCCGAAGTGAAAAAGAAAGCCGTTCAAGCGAAGGCTGCACCGCGGCCACTTCAGGTGGGCGATGAAGTGAAGGTGCTTAGCTATGGCCAGAAGGGGACGCTCATTGAAAAAGTATCGGACAAGGAATGGGTTGTCCAAATTGGAATTTTGAAAATGAAGCTCGAACAATCTGGCTTGGAATATATGAAACCCGAAAAGGAAAAGCGTCATGTCGTGTCTGCTGCCGTTAAAGGGAGAGATTCGCATGTGAAATTGGAACTGGACTTGCGCGGGGAACGTTACGAGGATGCGATTATCCGAACGGAGAAATATTTGGACGATGCGTTGCTGTCCAATTATCATCAAGTGTCCATTATCCACGGTAAGGGCACGGGGGCATTACGACAAGGCATTCAGCAGTATTTGAAAAAGCATTCTCGCGTGAAGAGCTATCGATTCGGTGAAGCGGGCGAAGGTGGACATGGTGTAACAGTCGTTGAATTGAAATAA
- the pheS gene encoding phenylalanine--tRNA ligase subunit alpha yields MEAQLEQLKEEALAKIAAASDVKALNDVRVAYLGKKGPITDLLKGMGKLPAEERPKMGALVNVIREAVTEVLEERMAILEEQAINEQLAKEAIDVTLPGRPARTGNHHPLTRVVEDIEDFFISMGYEIAEGPEVEKDYYNFEALNLPKGHPARDMQDSFYISEDILLRTQTSPVQARTMEAKNGAPIKIICPGKVYRRDSDDATHSHQFTQIEGLVVGENIRMSDLKGTLDLFAKKMFGTEREIRLRPSFFPFTEPSVEMDISCFKCGGSGCNICKKTGWIEILGAGMVHPNVLRMSGYDPAVVSGFAFGMGPERVAMLKYGVEDIRHFYTNDVRFVSQFHRTEA; encoded by the coding sequence ATGGAAGCACAATTAGAACAGTTGAAAGAAGAGGCGCTTGCGAAAATTGCAGCTGCTTCAGACGTAAAAGCGTTAAATGATGTCCGCGTTGCTTACTTAGGGAAAAAAGGACCAATCACGGATTTGCTGAAAGGCATGGGGAAACTCCCAGCCGAAGAACGTCCGAAAATGGGGGCGCTTGTCAACGTCATCCGTGAAGCAGTTACTGAGGTATTGGAAGAACGTATGGCAATACTTGAAGAACAAGCGATTAACGAGCAACTTGCTAAAGAAGCAATCGACGTGACATTACCAGGACGTCCTGCACGTACAGGGAATCATCATCCGCTAACACGTGTCGTTGAGGACATCGAAGACTTCTTTATTAGCATGGGCTATGAAATTGCAGAAGGTCCTGAAGTCGAGAAAGATTATTATAACTTTGAAGCATTGAATTTACCAAAAGGCCATCCAGCACGCGATATGCAGGATTCTTTCTATATCTCGGAAGATATTCTTCTTCGCACACAAACATCACCAGTGCAAGCACGGACGATGGAAGCGAAAAATGGCGCACCGATTAAAATCATTTGTCCAGGGAAAGTGTACCGTCGTGATAGCGATGATGCGACGCATTCGCATCAGTTTACACAAATCGAAGGGCTTGTTGTCGGAGAAAATATTCGCATGAGCGATTTGAAAGGGACACTTGATTTATTCGCGAAGAAAATGTTTGGTACGGAGCGTGAAATCCGCTTGCGTCCAAGCTTCTTCCCATTCACAGAGCCATCTGTTGAAATGGATATTTCTTGTTTTAAATGTGGCGGATCAGGGTGTAATATTTGTAAGAAAACAGGTTGGATTGAAATTCTAGGTGCAGGAATGGTTCACCCGAACGTATTAAGAATGTCTGGTTATGATCCTGCGGTCGTATCAGGTTTCGCTTTCGGTATGGGGCCTGAACGAGTTGCAATGTTGAAATATGGTGTGGAAGATATCCGTCATTTTTATACGAATGACGTGCGTTTTGTATCACAATTCCACCGGACGGAAGCTTAA
- the polX gene encoding DNA polymerase/3'-5' exonuclease PolX, producing the protein MNKKTIIRTLEKIALYMELLGENHFKVSAFRKAANVLELDPRSLSEMDDILKLKGIGKGTGAVITDLIDKGESDLLNELEETVPKGLVPLLKIPGLGGKRIAKLREAIGIDSVESLQAACAAGEVSKIAGFGKKTEENLLHEIELLGTRQGKFPIWQVEKVVSFVEQELQSIAEISRFSVAGSYRRTEEESSDVDFIIVTDAPSIVREKLLEVLPLAATIAAGDAKLSVTLDLDEQIDADFRFVIAEQFASAIHHFTGSKDHNVRMRQLAKSKGMKISEYGVEHEDGSVTTFESEEQFFAYFDLPFIPPAVRKNGSEIDRVDELAGLVAIEDIRSDLHMHTTWSDGAYSIREMVEACRAKGYRYIVITDHTQYLKVANGLTPERVREQIAEIRLLNEEYEDIEIFCGTEMDILPDATLDFDDELLSELDFVIASIHSSFTQSQEQIMERLHMAMKNPHVDMIAHPTGRIIGQREGYNPDVAQLIKWAKEYGKILELNANPYRLDLATDHLMMAQEAGVPIAINTDAHAIDQLKYMDIGVNYAQKAWLKKETVVNTWPLDKFIRDIVRK; encoded by the coding sequence ATGAATAAAAAAACAATTATCCGTACATTGGAGAAAATCGCGTTATATATGGAGTTGCTTGGAGAAAATCATTTTAAAGTGTCTGCCTTTCGAAAAGCGGCGAATGTGCTTGAACTGGACCCACGTAGTTTGTCTGAAATGGACGATATTCTAAAGCTAAAAGGAATCGGTAAGGGGACAGGTGCGGTCATTACCGATTTGATAGATAAAGGGGAATCTGACTTACTGAATGAGTTGGAAGAAACGGTTCCTAAAGGTTTGGTTCCATTATTGAAAATCCCAGGTCTTGGCGGCAAGCGCATTGCGAAACTACGTGAAGCAATCGGCATCGATTCGGTTGAATCACTTCAGGCGGCGTGTGCTGCAGGAGAAGTAAGCAAAATAGCTGGCTTCGGCAAGAAAACCGAAGAAAATCTATTGCATGAAATTGAATTATTAGGTACGCGACAAGGCAAGTTTCCGATTTGGCAAGTGGAAAAAGTCGTGTCCTTTGTGGAACAGGAATTGCAATCGATTGCTGAAATCAGTCGTTTTTCTGTTGCAGGTAGCTATCGCCGAACGGAAGAAGAGAGCAGTGACGTGGACTTCATCATCGTGACAGACGCGCCTAGCATTGTTCGTGAGAAATTGTTAGAGGTGTTGCCATTAGCCGCAACGATTGCGGCAGGGGATGCAAAATTGTCTGTCACGCTTGACTTGGACGAGCAAATCGATGCAGACTTCCGTTTTGTCATAGCGGAACAATTTGCCTCTGCGATTCATCATTTTACTGGTTCAAAAGATCATAATGTTCGGATGCGTCAGCTTGCAAAATCTAAAGGAATGAAAATTAGTGAGTATGGTGTGGAGCATGAAGATGGCTCGGTGACGACGTTTGAATCAGAAGAGCAGTTTTTCGCGTACTTCGATTTACCATTCATTCCGCCTGCGGTCCGAAAAAATGGCAGTGAAATTGATCGGGTGGATGAACTGGCGGGGCTAGTAGCCATCGAAGATATTCGTTCTGATCTGCATATGCACACAACTTGGTCAGACGGAGCTTATTCCATCCGTGAAATGGTGGAAGCTTGCCGTGCGAAAGGCTATCGTTATATCGTCATTACAGATCATACGCAGTATTTGAAAGTAGCCAATGGACTGACGCCAGAGCGGGTACGTGAACAAATTGCGGAAATCCGTTTGTTGAATGAAGAATACGAGGACATTGAAATTTTTTGTGGGACAGAAATGGATATTTTGCCAGATGCCACACTCGATTTTGACGATGAGCTGTTAAGTGAGCTCGACTTTGTCATCGCATCCATCCATTCGAGCTTCACACAATCACAAGAACAGATTATGGAACGCCTACATATGGCAATGAAAAATCCGCATGTTGATATGATTGCACATCCAACTGGACGTATTATCGGGCAACGGGAAGGCTATAATCCAGATGTTGCTCAGCTCATCAAATGGGCGAAAGAATACGGAAAAATATTGGAACTCAACGCCAATCCTTACCGACTCGATCTCGCGACAGATCACCTCATGATGGCGCAGGAAGCGGGCGTTCCAATTGCCATTAATACAGATGCACATGCCATTGATCAATTAAAATATATGGACATTGGTGTGAACTATGCACAAAAAGCTTGGTTAAAAAAAGAAACGGTCGTCAATACATGGCCGCTCGATAAATTCATCCGCGACATTGTGCGGAAGTGA